The DNA sequence CGTACCCGGCCGGGCTGACCGGGGTCGCCGCGCCATTGACCGCGTCGAGGCTCTCGAGCAGGTTCTTCCCGATGAGCGCGTCGTCGGGCAGCGCGATCGGGTATTCGCCGGAGAAGCACGCCGTGCACAGCCGCGTCTTCGGCTGTTCCGTCGCCGCGACGAGGCCGTCGAGCGAGATGTAGCCCAGCGAGTCCGCGCCGATCGAGCGGCGGATGCCGTCGAGGTCGACGCCGTTCGCGACGAGCTCGGCCCGCGACGCGAAATCGATGCCGTAGAAACACGGCCACCGCACGGGCGGCGACGCGATCCGGACGTGCACCTCGAGCGCGCCGGCCTCGCGCAGCATCCGCACCAGCGCGCGCTGGGTGTTGCCGCGGACGATCGAGTCGTCCACGACGACCAGCCGCTTGCCGCGGATGACGTCGCGCAGCGGGTTCAGCTTGAGCCGGATGCCGAGCTGGCGGATGGTCTGCGACGGCTGGATGAACGTGCGCCCGACGTAGGCGTTCTTCACCAGGCCGGTGCCGTACGGGATGCCCGAGCCCTGCGCGTACCCGATGGCCGCCGGGGTACCGGACTCCGGCACCGGCATCACCAGGTCGGCCTCGACCGGCTGCTCGCCGGCGAGCCGGCGGCCGATCTCGACGCGGGTGGCGTGCACGCCGCGGCCGGCGATCGTGGTGTCGGGGCGGGCCAGGTAGACGTACTCGAAGACACAGCCCTTGGGGTCCGGGTTGGCGAACCGCGACGAGCGCAGGCCTTCGGCGTCGATGGCGATCAGTTCGCCCGGCTCGACCTCGCGCACGAACGACGCGCCGACGATGTCCAGGCCCGCGGTCTCGCTGGAGACGACCCAGCCGCGCTCGAGGCGGCCGAGCACCAGCGGGTGCACGCCGTGCGGGTCACGCGCGGCGTACAGCGTGTTCTCGTCGGCGAACACCAGGCAGAACGCACCCTTGAGCGTGGGCAGCAGCTCCATCGCGGCGCCTTCGATGCCCTTGTCGGCGGCGTTCGCGGCGAGCAGCCCGCAGATCAGGTCCGAGTCGCTGGACGAGCCGGTCAGCCCGGCGTGCGGCTTGAGGCCCGCGGCGATGGTGCGCTCACGCAGCTCCGCCGTGTTGACGAGGTTGCCGTTGTGCGCGAAGGACAGGCCGCTGCCCGTCTCGGTGGTGCGGAAGATCGGCTGCGCGTTCTCCCAGATGGTGGCGCCGGTGGTCGAGTACCGGCAGTGGCCGACGGCGATGTGGCCCTGCAGCGACTGCAGGATCTGTTCGTCGAAGACCTGGCTGACCAGGCCGAGGTCCTTGAAGACCACGATCTGGGAACCGTCGGAGACGGAGATGCCGGCGGCCTCCTGGCCCCGGTGCTGCAGGGCGTAGAGGCCGTAGTAGGTCAGTTTGGCGACTTCTTCCCCGGGAGCCCAGACGCCGAAGACGCCACACTCCTCGCGGGGTTCCGGGTCGGGCTGGTCGGAGGACACGAGCTGTGGGTCGGAAACCACCGAGGTGCTCCCAGGAAGACGCGGTCAGGCCGGTTTCAGTGTAAACGGTCCGGACATGAGTCAGGCCCCGCCCGACGTGGTTCTGACCACTTCGGACAGGGCCTGAAGTCTTTTCCGTGCGCTAGCAGGCATCCGGCAGCGAGAGAATCTCCGAGAGCACCCGGGCTCCGTCACCGCTGCGGCGCCACAGCCACCGCTCGGGTTCGAAGATGTTCTCTTCGGTACCGGGCATGCGCGTCGCCACCACGTCGTCCTCGGCGTTGAGCCGGACCACGTCCACGACGTCGTCGTGCACTCGCACACCGACGACGGCGAGGACCTCGCCCCGGTCGTCGGCGGGGTGGACGAACTGGTAGCCACGGGCCACCAGTTCCTGCAGCCCGGTCTCGATGTCGTAGACGGGAGCGACGGGAGCCTCAGCCGAGGACATCGTCGAACTCACCGTCCTTGGCGCCCGCGAGGAACGCCGCCATCTCCGCGCGCGTGTAGACGAGCGCCGGGCCGGTCGGGAAGCGCGAGTTGCGCATCGCGATCTCGCCGTTGGACAGGGGGGCGACCTCGACGCAGTTGCCGACGGCGCCGCTGTAGCTCGCCTTGCGCCACGGGGCACCGGACAGCCGATCGGCCGGGATGCCGTTCTCGAATCGCTCTGCCATGGTCCCAACCTCTCGATGCGGAAACCTGGGGCGGTGCAGATGCATGTGCATTTGCCCGCGTAGAGCACGCTAGCACGTGTGCTTGCAGCGGTAAATGCACGTGCAGAATTTCTTGCAAAGTTCTCCCCCAGTGAAGGATCACCAGGTCACACTTCATCCAACGGGCTACAGAAACGTCCTCGAATGGACGAGTTGCTACCCCTGGTTACCGTTCAGCGGGTACTCGTCGATGCTGTCGAACGCGGGTCGTTCAGATCTCTTGACGGCGCTTCGCGAGCATCGAGCGGCTCCGGTCGGGGGTCTCCGCGTCGACGGCGAGCATGTCCAGGGCGCGGCTGTACTTCTCGATCTCTTCGCGCTTCTCGATGTAGTGCGCGCCCGTGAGGTACTCGACGTAGGCGATGTTCGGCAGTTCCGGCTCGCCGAACCGCAGCAGCGAAAACGCGTGCTCCGCGGACAGCCCGCTGCGCGAGTACGGCAGGACCTGCACCGACACGTGCGGCAGCGCGCTCATCTCGAGCAGGTATTCGATCTGCCGCTTGAGGACCTTGACGCCGCCGATCGGCCGGTACAGCACCGATTCGTCGAGCACCATCCAGACGCGCGGCGCGTCCGGCCTGCTGAACATCTTCTGCCGCCGCATCCGCAGCGCGACCAGCTGGTCGACCCGGTCGTCGGCCATCTCCGGCCGGCCGTGGCTGAAGATCGCTCGCGCGTACCCCTCGATCTGCAGCAGGCCCGAGACGTAGAGCGGCTCCCAGATCTGGATCCGGGCCGCGGCCTCTTCCAGGCCGACGAGGTCGGTGAACCAGTTCGGCATCGTCTCGCCGAAGCGGCGCCACCAGCCCGGTTCGTTCGACTGCTTGACCATGTCGAGGAACGTCTGGCGTTCGGTGGACTCCTCGACGCCGTACATCGTCAGCAGGTCGGTGACGTCGCGTTCCTTGAAGCCGACGCGGCCCAGCTCGAGGCGGCTGATCTTCGATTCGGACCCGCGGATGTTGTAGCCGGCCTGCTGCCGCGTGATGCCCGCTTCTTCACGGAGCCGGCGCAGCTGTGAGCCGAGGATCATCCGCCGCGCCGTCGGGCCGATGTTCTGTTCAGCACTGGACGCGTTCACCGCGTTCATTCCCGGACCTTCCGCGCGTCAGTCACCAGGGGGCTCTAGCCCGACTACCGAAAGTACACGTTGGGCCGTCCTGCGCAAAGAGGTGACCCGGTTTACCGCATGCTTGTGTAGTCCTACTCTACGTAGAGTACGAGACTTACGACACAGAACTTGCGAGGTTCAAGATGCCCGACGCCGCGACCCGGACCGAACGAGTTCCCGTCGGAGTCGACCCGACCCGGGCCAGCATCGCGCGGGTCTACGACGCGTTCCTGCTGGGTAAGGACAACTACGAGATCGACCGGGAGGTCCTGAAGCAGGTGCAGCAGGCCGCTCCCGAAGCGCAGGACCTGGCCTTCGAAAACCGCGGTTTCCTCATTCGCGCGTGCCGCTTCCTCGCGAGCCAGACGGGTATCACCCAGATCCTCGATCTGGGGTCCGGTCTCCCGACCGCCGAGAACACCCACCAGGTCGTCCAGCGGATCAACCCGGAGACCCGGGTCGTCTACGTCGACAACGACCCGGTCGTGCTCGCCCACGGCCGGGCGCTGCTGGAAGAGAACGAGCACACCCACTTCGTCGCCGAGGACATCTTCGAGCCGGCGCGGATCCTCGAGAACGAGATCGTGCGCGAGCACATCGACTTCACGCAGCCGCTGATCATGTTGCAGATGGGCACCCTGCACCACTTCAAGGGCGACCACGACCGGCCGGCGGAGATCATGAGGGAGTACGTCGACGCGCTGCCGTCGGGCTCGTTCGTCGGCCTCAGCCACTTCTTCGACCCGGAGAACGAAGACTCCGCGACCGCGCGCCGCATGGAGGACTTCTTCGTGCACAGCCCGATGGGCTCGGGCACGTTCCGGACGCAGAAGGACATCGAGGCCTTGTTCGCCGGCCTCGAAATGGTCGATCCCGGCGTGACCCTGTGCGCCGACTGGTGGCCGGACGGCCCGCGCCTCAAGGAGCTCAACGTCGCGCAGCGCACCATCGCCGGCGGCGTCGGCCGCAAGCCGTAACTAGACGCGGACGAGCGGGAGCCACTGCGAAAGGTCGGCCCGGGAGCCCGAAGCGGACACCCGGCCACCGGCCACCGCAGTGGTCCAGTCCAATCGGCCCGTGGCCAGTTCGAGCCAGGTGCGCGGGTCCGTCTCGATCACATTGGGCGGCGTGCCGCGGGTGTGGCGCGGACCGTCCACGCACTGGACCGCCGCGAACGGGGGCACCCGGACCTCGACCGTCCTTCCGGGAGCGTCGGCCGCCAGCGCGCGCAGGCTGAGCCGGACGGCGGCGGCCAGCTCCGGGCGGGCCGGGTCGGGCCCGTCGCCCTGCAGCCACGGGGAAATCGCCTGCACCGCCGCACGTAACTGTCCGGGGTCGACCGAACGCGAAGAGGCCATGGGCAAACAGTAGAGTGGCGCACCAAGAGTTTTCCGGCACACCCGAGAACGTGGGGATCACGATGGCGCAGCGGGACGAGGCAGATCGGATGGTTTCGCAGCAGCCAGCCGGAAACGGACCGGATCGCCCCGGCAAGCACGGCAAGCACAGCCGGTCGGCGCGGCGAGGCGGCCAGCAGGCCCGGCGCTCCGGCAAGCACGGCACGCCGGAGATCACCGAGGAGATGCGCGCGAACGCGCGCGCCAACCCCAACAGCTGGCTCTACGTCATCGACGAGGCCTTCGACCCGAACGGCCCGGTGCCGTCGTGGGCGGTCGTCGGCGCGTACCCGGTGAACGACGCCGGCGACGTCGTCGCGGACTTCCACGCGAACGACCGCTACCGGCCCTCGCCCAAGGCGCTCGGGTTCCCGGAGCCGTCGAACGACCTCGAGCAGCTGCTGCAGCTCGTCCGGACCGAGCACCGGCCGCCGTCGGACCTGCCGAAGGTCGTCCTCGACTCGACGCTGTTCGTCTACGCGATGTCGCCGGTGCAGCGCACGGTGATCGGCTTCCACAACACCGACGGCCGGGTCATGGTGCCGGCCTACACCCGCAAGGCCCTGGTGCCGCGCGAGTGGCCGCACGCCCGCGCGGTGGTCGGCCGCGACATCGTCAGCCTGCTCGGGGGTCACCCGGTCGCGATCAACCCGCACGACCTGATCACCGCCGTCGTGCCGGCGGAACACCTGATGAAGGCGCTGGCGGACGAACAGCAGCGCTGACGGCGTCACCCTTGAGCCCCTCACTCTTTCGAGTGTCACCGGGTAGCCGATCCGGCGACACGGGTGCATCGTGAGGCTCGATGAGGCTCACGGGACAGGTGGGGGGCATGAGGGTGCTGGGCCGTTTACGAAGAGGCCGTTCGTTGCCGCTCCTCGCCGCCGCCGTGTTCCTGGTCGCCGGGCAGGCCCCGGCGACCGCCGTCGACCTCTACGACGGCGCCGAAGACCACTACGCCGGTTCGCAGATCGCCAAGGTCGAAGGGATCGACGCGCTCCCGGACGTGCTCTACGCGGCCGACGACCAGCAGCTCGGCCACGACGTCAGCGGTCACCAGGGGCCGGTCGACTGGGGCGGCGCGGCGGGGGCGGGCGCGAAGTTCGTCTACGTCAAGGCGACCGAAGGCACCGGCTTCGTCAACCCGCAGTTCGCCCAGCAGTACAACGGGTCCTACGACGCCGGGCTGATCCGCGGCGCCTACCACTTCGCCCGGCCGGACGTCTCCGACGGCGCGTCGCAGGCGAAGTACTTCCTGGCCCACGGCGGCGGCTGGTCCGCCGACGGCAAGACGCTGCCGGGCGCGCTCGACGCGGAGTACAACCCGTACGGCGAAACCTGCTACGGCAAGGACGCCGGCGGAATGGTCCGCTGGCTCAGCGACTTCTCCGAGACCTACCGCGCGGCCACCGGCCGGTACCCGACGATCTACACGTCGACGAGCTGGTGGAAGCGGTGCACCGCGAACAACGGCGGTTTCGGCGCCAACCCGCTCTGGATCGCCCGCTACAACACCACCATCGGCGAGCTCCCGGCCGGCTGGAGCGTGCACACGATCTGGCAGTTCGCCGACCGCGGCACCCTGCCGGGCGACCAGAACTGGTTCAACGGCGCGGCCGCCCGTCTGCGGGCGCTCGCGCTCGGCTGAACGGCTCAGCCGTTCGCGGTAATAGGTGTTAACCAGTCACCAATTGACGATCAACTTCCCGGGAAAATCACCCACGCGTATACCCAATTTCACGGAACTGAGTGACAAACCCCTGGTGCGTCGCTAACAATCGTGCTCGGGCGGCTACCTGCAGTAAGCCGTCCTCAGCGAGGGTATCTGTGAAGGGATTCAACGATGTCCACTTCCCGAAGAGGGCGGCTGTTCGCTGCCCTGGCCGTCCCCGCCACGCTGCTCCTGCTCGGCAGCACGGTCCAGGCGACGGCCGCGACCATCTCCCCCGAGGTCGATCCGGTGTCCGCGATCAACGCGGACATCGCCGTGCACAACCACGACATGGGCTCGCAGATCCGGCGCGTCGAGGGTGACAAGTCGACGCCGGACACGCAGAAAGCGGCGCAGCAGCCGCAACCCGCCCAGGCCATCCCCGGCCAGGTGCTGGCCACGGTGGCCGGCATGGACGTCGCCAGCTACCAGGGCAACGTCGACTGGGCGAGCTGGTGGAACCAGGGCAAGCGGTTCGTCTGGACCAAGTCCACCGAAAGCACGAGCTACACCAACCCGTACTTCGCCCAGCAGTACAACGGTTCCTTCAACCAGGGCTTCATCCGCGGCGCCTACCACTTCGCCACCCCGAACACGGCGAGCGGCGCCGCCCAGGCGAACTACTTCCTGGCCCACGGCGGCGGCTGGTCGCGGGACGGCAGGACCCTGCCCGGCGCCCTGGACATGGAGTACAACCCGTACGGCGCCACCTGTTACGGGCTGAGCAAGGCGGCGATGACGTCGTGGATCCTCGACTTCCACGACACCTACCACGCCAAGACCGGCCGGTACCCGGTGATCTACACGTCCCAGAGCTGGTGGAACCAGTGTGTCAACGCCGACTTCGCCAGCACGGCCCCGCTGTGGGTCGCGCGGTACGCGTCGTCGGTCGGCACCCTGCCCTACAACTGGGGCTTCTACACCGTCTGGCAGTACACCTCGAGCCCGCTCGACCAGGACACCTTCAACGGTGCCATCGACCGGCTCCAGGCCCTCGCCAACGGCTGACCCGCACCACCCCCGGCTCCCGGATCGTGACGACTTCGCGTCGTCTCGGCCGGGAGCCGGTTTCATGCCGTACCGTCCGAGCTTGCAGAATGCTGCTCACGACGTCCTGGGGGAACCGCACGCGTCCGCCGGGCGTCGGATGCGCACGAACACCCCGCGCCCGGAAGGCATGACCGATGACCTACCCGCCTCAGCCGGGCCAGCCCGGCCAGCCCGACCCGTACGGCCAGCAGCCGCAGTCCGGCGGCTTCCCGCAGCAGCCGTATCCCCAGCAGGGCGGGTGGGACCCGAACCAGCAGCAACAGCCGTACCCGACGCAGCAGTACCCGCAGGGCTGGGACCCGAACCAGCAGGGTTACCAGCAGCCCGGTACCGCCGGCTACCCGCAGCAGGGCTGGGGTGACCCCAACCAGCAGCAGCAGGGCTGGGCCGACCCGAACGCGCAGCAGCAGCAGCAGCAGCAGGCGTGGGCGGACCCGAACGCCCAGCAGTACGGCCAGCAGGCGTGGGACCCGAACTCCGGCGGCCAGATGTCGGGCTGGGACCAGCAGGGTGGTTACGGGCAGGGCTTCGGCGGGCCGCCGGCGCCGCCCAAGCAGAGCAAGACCGGGATGTGGATCGCCGTCGGCGCCGTCGTGGTGCTGGTGCTGGCCGGCCTGGGCATCACCGGGTTCGTGGCACCCGGGTTCTTCCTCTCGAAGGACGACAACACGAACGTGGCGTCCCCGGGCACGAGCACCTCGGCCAAGCCGACGACGCCGAAGAGCACCCCGAAGAAGTCGACGACCCCGAGCACCAAGGCCTCGACGCCGGGCGGTGGCTCGGGCTCGGGCCAGGGCAAGGTCGTGCTGCAGGGCTTCATCGACAAGCTGAACGCCGGCGACAACAACGCCGCGATCGCGATGGGCTGCTCGGACTCGAAGGACCTGCTCGACTCGTGGCTCAAGACGTTCCTCAAGTCGCCGCTGCAGCTCGAACTCGGCGACGTGCCGGACGACGAGTACCTCGTCGAGGGCCAGGTCACCGGAACGTCCGCGGGCAAGTCCGTCAAGGGCACGCTGAGCGCGACGAACTTCGACGACAAGGGCTTCTGCGTCAGCACCATGCTGGTGTCCTGAACTGGTGAAGCTGTGGCGATCACCGCTGGCGTGGACGTTCGCCGCGTCACTGGTGCTGCTGCTCGGGGTCGGCGGCTGGTTGCTGACCGACCCCGCCACCAGCCGCAGTGACGCGCTCAAGACCGGCGGCCTGGCCGGCGGCGCGATCGTGGCGCTGTACGCGCTCTGGCTGAACGACCGCCGCCGCCGCGTCGAGGAACGCCGCCAGGACATCGAGCGGCAGCGTCACGAACTCGAGTCGCAACGCGCGGAGCAGGACCGCGAGCGGGTGGCGGACGAGCGGTTCGCGAAGGCGGTCGAGCTGCTCGGCCACGCCGCCGACCAGGTGCGGGTGGGGGCGCTGCACGCACTGGCGGGGCTGGCGCGGAGCCGCCCGGAGTACACGCAGACGGTGCTGGACGTGCTGTGCTCCTACCTGCGGCGGCCGTTCCAGCACCCGCGGTACGAGTCGGACCTTCCCCGCAAGACCCAGGAAACCCTCGTCGGCCAGCCCGACGACGAGCGCGAGCTGCAGGTCCGGCTGACCGCGCAACGGCTGGTCGTCGGACTGCTGCCGCCCGCCGCCGAGGTCGGGTCACCGTCGTACGACCTCGATCTGACCGGCGCCGCGCTCGAGTACTTCGACCTCTCGAAGCGCCGGCTCGGCGATCTCTGGCTCCGCTACGCGACCCTCTACAGCAGCACGAGCCTCAGCGGCACCGTGTTCACCGGCAAGGCGTACTTCACCGGCGCGAGCACCGGCTCCGGCCGCCTGACCGGGGTGTTCCGCTGCAAGGGCGCGCGGTTCGAAGGCAACGCCTGGTTCAGCGGCACGACCTTCGGCGAGCTGGCCGACTTCACGAACACGACGTTCGCCGGGCCGACGACGTTCAAGGACGCCAAGTTCCTGAAGGACGTGGTGCTCGCCGGCGTCTCCGCCACCTACTCGCTGGATCTGTACCGAACCCGTTTCGAGGGTCAGACCGACCTGCGGTTCTCCGCGCTGCCCGAGTCCGTCTCGCTGTACAACACGCGCGTCCAGTCCGAAAAGGACGTTCAGCTGCCGGCCGGTTGGAAGCTCGAAAAACTGCGTGACGGCGGCGTGCGGATCGTGGCCGAGTGAAGCGCTTTTCGCCCCTGGTGGCCGCTTTTCTGTTCAGCGCCGTCATCTTCGCCGGTGTCCTGGTGTGGCTGCTCGCCGACCGCGGGACCAGCCGGGGTGATGCGCTCAAGACGGCCGGGCTGGCAGGCGGCGCGGTCGCGGCGTTGTACGGGCTGTGGCTGAACGACCGCCGCCGGCGCACCGAAGAGGACCGGCACGAGCTGGAACGCGGCCGGATCTCCGACGAGCGCTTCGCGAAGGCCGTCGAACTGCTCGGGCACCAGGCCGACCAGGTCCGGGTCGGCGCGATGCACGCGCTGGCCGGGCTCGCGCGGACCCGGCCCGACGTCTACGCGCAGACCGTGCTCGACGTGTTGTGCGCGTACCTGCGGCTGCCGTTCGCCCACGAGGACTTCGGTGACGACGTCGAGGATTCCGCCGCGGCCGAGCGGGAGCGGCAGGTGCGGCGGACGGCTCAGCAGCTGGTCCAGACCCTGCTGGCGGACGTCGACGAGCCGGACGGGCCGGCGTACGCACTCGACCTCTCCGGTGCCCGGCTCGAACGGTTCACCCTCGCGCACAAGCGGATCGCCTGGCTCGGCGGGCAGCAGATGAAGATCTTCACCGGGGCCCGGTTCGTGGACACGTCGTTCGAAAGTTCGGCGTTCTTCACCGGCGCGGAAATGCACGGGCCCGTCGAGTTCGTGCGGACGAAGTTCGGTTCGGGCACGGGCTTCCGCGGTTTCACCGTGCACGACGAAGTGACGTTCGACGGCGTCGAGTTCGCGCTGCCGCCCGATTTCGGCGAGGCGACCTTTCCGGACGGGACGAAACTGCCCTGAGCAGCCCCCGTTTTCCAGGCTAGCGGAGGGCACCGACAACAATCGGTGCCCTCCGGTCAGCTGTCCCCAGGTCTACCAGGTCAGTCGAACAGGGCCGGGAGCGTCTTCTCCCAGGCTTCGCGCAGTTCGTCGAGCGTGAACTCCGTGATGCCCTGCAGCTCCAGCTTGCCCGACTCCGGGTCGACCACGCCGGTCTTGCGCCAGGGGAGGCCGCGCGCGGTGCACATCTCCGTGAAGCGCAGCTCCTCGGTGCGCGGGACCGCCACCAGCACGCGGCCCGACGACTCGGAGAACAGCTGGACGAACGGGTCCTGGCCGTCGTCGAGGAAGAACCGGGCGCCGCACTGTCCGATGAGGACGGTCTCGACGAACGCCTGGATCAGGCCGCCGTCCGCCAGGTCGTGCGCGGCCGAGATCATGCCGTCGCGGGAACCCGCCACCAGGATGTCCGCGAGGAGCTTCTCGCGGGCGAGGTCGACCTTCGGGGGCACGCCGCCGAGGTGGCCGTGCAGCTCGCGGGCCCACGCCGAACCGTCCAGCTCGTCGTGCGTTTCACCCAGCAGCAGCAGGGTTTCGCCGGCTTCGGCGCCGATGCCGGTCGGGATGCGGCGGGTGACGTCGTCGATCACGCCGAGCACGCCGATCACCGGCGTCGGCAGGATCGCCGTCGACCCGGTCTGGTTGAAGAAGCTCACGTTGCCGCCGGTGACCGGGATGCCCAGCTCGACGCAGCCGTCCGCGATGCCGTGCACGGCCTGCTCGAACTGCCACATCACGCCCGGGTCGGTCGGCGCGCCGAAGTTCAGGCAGTCCGACACCGCGACCGGGGTCGCGCCGCCGGTCGCCACGTTGCGGTACGCCTCCGCCAGCGCCAGCTGCGCGCCGCGGTACGGGTCGAGGTAGACGAACTTGCTGTTGCAGTCCGTCGCCACCGAGACGCCTCGGCCACTCGACTCGTCGATCCGGATCATGCCCGAGTCGGACGGCTGTGACAGCACGGAGTTACCGCGCACGTAGCGGTCGTACTGCGACGTCACCCATTCCTTCGATGCCTGGTTGGGCGAGGAAATGAGACGCAACACGTCGGCGCGCAGTTCGTCCGGAGTGGACGGACGCGGCAGGTTCGCCGAGGTGTCGGCGATCAGAGCGTCCTGAAAGGACGGTCGCTCGATCGGCCGGTCGTACACCGGCCCCTGGTGCGCCACCGTGTGCGCCGGGACGTCGACGACGACCTCGTCGTGCCAGGTGATCACCAGGTGCTCGCCGTCGGTGACCTCGCCGATGTCGGTGGCGATGACGTCCCACTTGCGGCAGACCGCCATGAACGCCTCGACGTTCTCCGGCGAGACGACCGCGCACATGCGCTCCTGCGACTCGCTGGAGAGCACCTCGGCCGGCGTCATCCCGGTGGCGCGCAACGGAACCCGGTCGAGGTAGACGTGCATGCCGCCGTCGCCGGCCGCGGCCAGCTCCGACGTCGCGCAGGACAGCCCGGCGCCGCCGAGGTCCTGGATGCCGACGACGAGGTCGGCCGCGAACAGCTCGAGGCAGCACTCGATGAGCACCTTCTCGGTGAACGGGTCGCCGACCTGGACGCTCGGCAGCTTCTTGCGGCCACCCGAGGACTCGTCACCCGAAAAGGTGTCACTCGCCAGGACGGACACGCCGCCGATGCCGTCGAGGCCGGTGCGGGCGCCGAACAGGATGATCTTGTTGCCGGCGCCGGACGCGAACGCCAGGTGCAGGTCCTCGACGCGCATCGCGCCGACGCACAGCGCGTTCACCAGCGGGTTGCCCGCGTACGACGGGTCGAAGACCAGCTCGCCGCCGATGTTCGGCAGGCCGAGGCAGTTGCCGTAACCGCCGACGCCGGCGACGACGCCGGGCAGCACGCGCTTGGTGTCGGGGGCGTCGGCCGGGCCGAAGCGCAGCGCGTCCGCCACCGCGAGCGGGCGCGCGCCCATCGCCATGATGTCGCGCACGATGCCGCCGACGCCGGTCGCGGCACCCTGGTAGGGCTCCACATAGGACGGGTGGTTGTGGCTCTCCACCTTGAAGGTGACCGCCCAGCCCTCGCCGATGTCGACGACGCCCGCGTTCTCGCCGATGCCGGCCAGCATCTTGGCCTTCATCTCGTCGGTCGCGGTCTCGCCGAAGTAGCGAAGGTGCTTCTTGGAGGACTTGTAGGAGCAGTGCTCGCTCCACATCACCGAGTACATGGCCAGCTCGGCGTCGGTGGGCCGGCGGCCGAGGATTTCCCGGATGCGGGCGTACTCGTCGTCGGCGAGCCCGAGCTCGCGATAGGGCTGGGTGTGGTCCGGGGTCGCCCCGGCCCGCTCGGTGGTGTCAACGGTGCTGGTCACGGTGTCCGTGTCAGGGTTCGCCACGGCCGCCAGGATACGTGCCGGGCCCGGGTGCCCCGGACACTGGGCCGCCCCACCGGATATCACCGTTCCGGGTGTGACGGAGCAGACAACCCGAGTGGGCGAAGATCACCCGCGAGCCACGGCGGAAGGCCCGCGCGGAGTAGCTCTTCCGGTCCCGGATCGGCTGATCCGGCGCTGCGGCATCCGGGCGACCGGCCCGGTGCGTGACCACCGAGCGGAGGTGCGGCCGCAGGCTGGCGGGCGAAAATCGGTCGCCTTCCGCTGGTTGTCGGCTTAACGTCGGGAATCGTGCTTTCCGCCACATACCCCCTTCCGCCGCTGCGGCTGCCCGCACGGCCGACCGCGAGCCGGTTCCTGCTCGCCGTGTTCCGAGCCCGGCTCGGCACGGTGCTGGGCTCGGCCACGATCGGCGTCGTGTGGGCGCTGCCGGGCGCCCTGCTGCCCCTGGTGATCGGCCAGGGCATCGGCGCCATCACCGCGCACGACGGGGCGGGCGTCGGGCGCTGGGCGCTGGCCGCGGCCGCGCTCGGCGTCGCCCAGACCCTGGCCGGGACCTGGATGCA is a window from the Amycolatopsis sp. NBC_00355 genome containing:
- a CDS encoding pentapeptide repeat-containing protein gives rise to the protein MVKLWRSPLAWTFAASLVLLLGVGGWLLTDPATSRSDALKTGGLAGGAIVALYALWLNDRRRRVEERRQDIERQRHELESQRAEQDRERVADERFAKAVELLGHAADQVRVGALHALAGLARSRPEYTQTVLDVLCSYLRRPFQHPRYESDLPRKTQETLVGQPDDERELQVRLTAQRLVVGLLPPAAEVGSPSYDLDLTGAALEYFDLSKRRLGDLWLRYATLYSSTSLSGTVFTGKAYFTGASTGSGRLTGVFRCKGARFEGNAWFSGTTFGELADFTNTTFAGPTTFKDAKFLKDVVLAGVSATYSLDLYRTRFEGQTDLRFSALPESVSLYNTRVQSEKDVQLPAGWKLEKLRDGGVRIVAE
- the purL gene encoding phosphoribosylformylglycinamidine synthase subunit PurL, producing the protein MANPDTDTVTSTVDTTERAGATPDHTQPYRELGLADDEYARIREILGRRPTDAELAMYSVMWSEHCSYKSSKKHLRYFGETATDEMKAKMLAGIGENAGVVDIGEGWAVTFKVESHNHPSYVEPYQGAATGVGGIVRDIMAMGARPLAVADALRFGPADAPDTKRVLPGVVAGVGGYGNCLGLPNIGGELVFDPSYAGNPLVNALCVGAMRVEDLHLAFASGAGNKIILFGARTGLDGIGGVSVLASDTFSGDESSGGRKKLPSVQVGDPFTEKVLIECCLELFAADLVVGIQDLGGAGLSCATSELAAAGDGGMHVYLDRVPLRATGMTPAEVLSSESQERMCAVVSPENVEAFMAVCRKWDVIATDIGEVTDGEHLVITWHDEVVVDVPAHTVAHQGPVYDRPIERPSFQDALIADTSANLPRPSTPDELRADVLRLISSPNQASKEWVTSQYDRYVRGNSVLSQPSDSGMIRIDESSGRGVSVATDCNSKFVYLDPYRGAQLALAEAYRNVATGGATPVAVSDCLNFGAPTDPGVMWQFEQAVHGIADGCVELGIPVTGGNVSFFNQTGSTAILPTPVIGVLGVIDDVTRRIPTGIGAEAGETLLLLGETHDELDGSAWARELHGHLGGVPPKVDLAREKLLADILVAGSRDGMISAAHDLADGGLIQAFVETVLIGQCGARFFLDDGQDPFVQLFSESSGRVLVAVPRTEELRFTEMCTARGLPWRKTGVVDPESGKLELQGITEFTLDELREAWEKTLPALFD